The proteins below come from a single Piscinibacter gummiphilus genomic window:
- the sixA gene encoding phosphohistidine phosphatase SixA, translating into MDLILWRHAEAVPEREGLADVDRPLTPKGERQAQRMAEWLNHRLAHSTRILVSPALRTQQTAKALDRSFKTVKAIAPDASATAVLSAARWPESNEPVLIVGHQPTLGHVAALLLGEVAQTWVIKKGAVWWLRSRERETGSQVVLQAVQSPDCL; encoded by the coding sequence ATGGACCTGATCTTGTGGCGGCATGCCGAAGCGGTGCCCGAGCGCGAAGGCCTGGCCGACGTTGATCGCCCACTCACACCGAAAGGCGAGCGCCAGGCCCAGCGCATGGCCGAGTGGCTGAACCACCGGCTGGCGCATTCCACACGCATCCTCGTGAGCCCGGCCCTGCGCACGCAGCAGACGGCCAAGGCGCTCGACCGCAGCTTCAAGACGGTGAAGGCCATCGCACCCGATGCCTCGGCCACCGCGGTGCTCTCCGCCGCACGCTGGCCCGAGTCCAACGAGCCGGTGCTGATCGTCGGCCATCAGCCGACGCTGGGCCACGTGGCGGCCCTGCTGCTGGGCGAAGTCGCGCAGACTTGGGTCATCAAGAAGGGCGCCGTCTGGTGGCTGCGCAGCCGCGAGCGCGAGACGGGCAGCCAGGTGGTGCTGCAGGCGGTGCAGTCACCCGACTGCCTTTGA
- a CDS encoding Ppx/GppA phosphatase family protein: MTDSLPPQPGVLAAIDMGSNSFRLELAQVSPGRYKRIDYLKETVRLGAGLDENGLLTEDAMQRGLACLQRFAKRLAGIPAERIRAVATQTLREARNRDAFLVRAHAALGQPIEVISGREEARLIFAGVARLQPSDDWRLVIDIGGRSTEMILGQGRAPLRAESFQVGSVSLSMRYFGDGRFTESAFRAAQVAAGAELEEALVPFASRHWKEALGSSGTAGAVSQLLEANGITDGVITPYGLRWCMEQCLRAGRVDKLNLPGMKEDRRAVIGGGLSILYTLATHFDIAELQPARGALRQGVIYDLDERLGATAGPTLGHDVRDVSVAELQRRFEVDVPQARRVADVALALHAAVAPSADPALARELGWAAALHELGMVVSHHDHHRHSAYLLGHVDAAGFSQSQQRRLADLVLAQRGGLRKVETQLGQESFAWQALCLRLAIILCHARVGVELEALHLQRHGTQAEVAVKPEWAAAHPRTLFLLHEEAAVWERSGAIRLQIRA; this comes from the coding sequence ATGACTGACTCGCTCCCGCCGCAACCCGGCGTGCTCGCGGCCATCGACATGGGCTCCAACAGCTTCCGCCTGGAGCTGGCCCAGGTGAGCCCCGGCCGCTACAAGCGCATCGACTACCTGAAGGAGACCGTGCGCCTGGGCGCCGGGCTCGACGAAAACGGCCTGCTGACCGAAGACGCTATGCAGCGCGGCCTCGCGTGCCTGCAGCGTTTTGCGAAGCGGCTTGCCGGCATCCCGGCCGAGCGCATCCGGGCCGTTGCCACGCAGACCTTGCGTGAAGCACGCAACCGCGATGCCTTCCTCGTGCGGGCCCATGCGGCGCTCGGCCAGCCGATCGAGGTGATCTCGGGCCGCGAAGAAGCCCGCCTCATCTTCGCCGGCGTGGCACGGCTGCAACCGTCGGACGACTGGCGGCTCGTCATCGACATCGGCGGGCGCTCCACCGAGATGATCCTCGGCCAGGGCCGCGCACCCTTGCGCGCCGAGTCATTCCAGGTCGGCAGCGTGAGCCTGTCGATGCGCTACTTCGGCGACGGGCGCTTCACCGAAAGCGCCTTCCGCGCCGCGCAGGTGGCGGCTGGGGCCGAGCTGGAAGAAGCGCTCGTGCCCTTCGCCTCGCGGCACTGGAAGGAAGCCCTCGGCTCCTCGGGCACCGCAGGGGCCGTGTCGCAGCTGCTCGAGGCCAACGGCATCACCGATGGCGTGATCACGCCCTATGGCCTGCGCTGGTGCATGGAGCAATGCCTGCGCGCCGGCCGCGTCGACAAGCTCAACCTGCCCGGCATGAAGGAAGACCGCCGCGCCGTCATCGGCGGCGGGCTGTCCATCCTCTACACCCTCGCCACCCACTTCGACATTGCAGAGCTGCAGCCCGCCCGCGGCGCCCTGCGGCAAGGCGTGATCTACGACCTCGACGAGCGGCTGGGCGCCACGGCCGGCCCCACGCTCGGCCATGACGTGCGCGACGTTTCGGTGGCCGAACTGCAGCGGCGCTTCGAGGTCGACGTGCCGCAGGCGCGGCGCGTGGCAGACGTGGCGCTCGCCCTGCACGCGGCGGTGGCCCCGAGCGCCGACCCGGCACTGGCCCGCGAACTCGGGTGGGCTGCCGCTCTGCACGAGCTGGGCATGGTGGTCTCGCACCATGACCACCACCGCCACAGCGCCTACCTGCTGGGCCACGTCGACGCGGCCGGCTTCTCGCAATCTCAGCAGCGCCGCCTCGCCGACCTGGTGCTGGCGCAACGTGGCGGCTTGCGCAAAGTGGAAACGCAACTCGGGCAGGAGAGCTTTGCATGGCAGGCCCTGTGCCTGCGCCTGGCGATCATCCTGTGCCATGCCCGCGTGGGCGTGGAACTGGAGGCCCTGCACCTGCAGCGACACGGCACGCAGGCCGAAGTCGCGGTTAAGCCCGAGTGGGCGGCGGCACACCCGCGCACCCTGTTCCTGCTCCATGAAGAAGCGGCGGTGTGGGAGCGCAGCGGGGCGATACGGCTGCAGATCCGGGCTTGA
- a CDS encoding putative bifunctional diguanylate cyclase/phosphodiesterase, translating into MRETLVSVVDSAPPTEAEASELAGSPAKDLRGRLRAMQVQAVLTLTPVVVVSNLVGASTLCWTFRDTAPLPALLGWAALVLLAVCWGARAWWRGRASPTPAQASRRATDRVTLHATVLGLLWGVPLPFFTTVASPSQFLVLTAITVGIVCAGATALAPIRRAGTAFPLLVAVGAGVALGQLRSDAAGTLAVLLLAYLLVMLYGVLSWSRMFKARMVAELRAEEHRETIGLLLRDFEQNAADVLWEVDAEGRLVRVSRRMARLFSRSQSALEGRLLVDVLARRQRRLPIGSAAEGAAALKKLAKHLEDGTPFGHIELPVWLAQRTVWWSLTAKPVDGGGWRGVVANVTAAREAQQHVWQLAHFDAVTNLSNRHRFRIELDNALDSVRQTGEQCAVLCLDLDGFKTVNDALGHDMGDMLLRVVGQRLEASRRTGDIVARLGGDEFGLIVREINSPDEVALVAGRVLYALSKPCEIGGVTVPLGASLGIALAPRDGLEADVLLKHADLALYAAKAAGRGQFSFYTESMEARVVKRLGLERALRQAIPGQQLRLVFQPQIRLDDNRVSAFEALVRWTHPELGEVPPQEFIPVAEEAGMIHDIGKWVLHQACKEARAWPDRVRVAVNLSPLQVMARDLRADVAHALATSGLPPERLEIEITESVLMGDSHITLAKLHALRELGVRIALDDFGTGYSSLAYLRRFPFDQLKIDRSFVREIVTRPDARAIVRATIEMANALRMETLAEGVEDERAVEVLREHHCGSVQGFLISPPIRNDDVLDFLRARSEAPEPAPAAQSDRHVA; encoded by the coding sequence GTGCGAGAAACCCTGGTCTCCGTCGTCGACAGCGCGCCTCCGACCGAGGCGGAGGCGTCCGAGCTGGCCGGCTCGCCGGCAAAGGACCTGCGCGGCCGCCTGCGCGCGATGCAGGTGCAGGCGGTGCTCACACTCACGCCGGTGGTGGTGGTGTCCAACCTCGTCGGCGCGAGCACCCTGTGCTGGACCTTCCGCGACACCGCCCCGCTCCCGGCCCTGCTCGGCTGGGCCGCCCTGGTGCTGCTCGCGGTGTGCTGGGGCGCACGCGCGTGGTGGCGCGGTCGTGCGTCACCGACGCCCGCGCAGGCGTCGCGCCGGGCCACCGACCGCGTCACGCTTCACGCCACGGTGCTGGGCCTGCTGTGGGGCGTGCCCCTGCCCTTCTTCACCACGGTGGCGTCGCCCTCGCAGTTCCTCGTGCTCACCGCCATCACGGTCGGCATCGTCTGCGCGGGCGCCACGGCGCTCGCACCGATCCGCCGCGCCGGCACGGCCTTCCCGCTGCTGGTGGCGGTGGGCGCCGGGGTGGCGCTCGGCCAGCTGCGCTCCGACGCGGCCGGCACGCTGGCCGTGCTGCTGCTGGCCTATCTGCTGGTGATGCTCTACGGCGTGCTGTCGTGGTCGCGCATGTTCAAGGCCCGCATGGTGGCCGAGCTGCGCGCCGAAGAGCACCGCGAGACCATCGGCCTGCTGCTGCGCGACTTCGAGCAGAACGCAGCCGACGTGCTGTGGGAAGTCGACGCCGAGGGCCGCCTCGTGCGCGTCTCGCGCCGCATGGCGCGGCTTTTCAGCCGCTCGCAGAGCGCCCTCGAAGGCCGGCTGCTGGTCGACGTGCTGGCGCGCCGCCAGCGCCGCCTGCCCATCGGCAGCGCGGCCGAAGGCGCCGCCGCGCTCAAGAAGCTCGCCAAGCACCTGGAAGACGGCACGCCCTTCGGCCACATCGAGCTGCCGGTGTGGCTCGCGCAGCGCACGGTGTGGTGGTCCCTCACCGCCAAGCCAGTGGACGGCGGCGGCTGGCGCGGCGTGGTCGCCAACGTCACCGCGGCACGCGAGGCGCAGCAACACGTGTGGCAGCTGGCCCACTTCGACGCCGTCACCAACCTCAGCAACCGCCACCGCTTCCGCATCGAACTCGACAACGCGCTCGACAGCGTGCGCCAGACCGGCGAGCAATGCGCGGTGCTGTGCCTCGACCTCGACGGCTTCAAGACCGTGAACGACGCCCTCGGCCACGACATGGGCGACATGCTGCTGCGCGTGGTCGGCCAGCGCCTCGAAGCCTCGCGCCGCACCGGCGACATCGTGGCGCGCCTGGGGGGCGACGAGTTCGGCCTCATCGTGCGCGAGATCAACTCGCCCGACGAGGTGGCGCTGGTCGCCGGCCGCGTGCTGTATGCGCTGAGCAAACCCTGCGAGATCGGCGGCGTGACCGTGCCGCTCGGTGCGAGCCTGGGCATCGCCCTCGCCCCGCGCGACGGGCTCGAGGCCGATGTGCTGCTCAAGCACGCCGACCTCGCCCTCTACGCCGCCAAGGCCGCCGGGCGTGGCCAGTTCAGCTTCTACACCGAGAGCATGGAAGCGCGCGTGGTCAAGCGACTCGGGCTGGAGCGCGCGTTGCGACAGGCCATCCCCGGCCAGCAGCTGCGCCTTGTCTTCCAGCCGCAGATCCGTCTCGACGACAACCGCGTGAGCGCCTTCGAGGCCCTCGTACGCTGGACGCACCCCGAGCTGGGCGAAGTGCCGCCGCAGGAGTTCATCCCCGTGGCCGAAGAGGCCGGGATGATCCACGACATCGGCAAGTGGGTGCTGCACCAGGCCTGCAAGGAGGCGCGCGCCTGGCCCGACCGGGTGCGCGTGGCCGTCAACCTCTCGCCGCTGCAGGTGATGGCCCGCGACCTGCGAGCCGACGTGGCCCACGCGCTGGCCACGAGCGGCCTGCCGCCCGAGCGCCTGGAGATCGAGATCACCGAGTCGGTGCTGATGGGCGACAGCCACATCACCCTCGCCAAGCTGCATGCCTTGCGCGAGCTGGGCGTGCGCATCGCGCTCGACGACTTCGGCACCGGCTACTCCTCGCTCGCCTACCTGCGCCGCTTCCCGTTCGACCAGCTGAAGATCGACCGCAGCTTCGTGCGCGAGATCGTCACCCGCCCCGACGCGCGCGCCATCGTGCGCGCCACCATCGAGATGGCCAACGCGCTGCGCATGGAGACCCTCGCCGAAGGCGTGGAAGACGAACGCGCCGTCGAGGTGCTGCGCGAGCACCACTGCGGCTCGGTGCAGGGCTTCCTGATCTCGCCGCCGATCCGCAACGACGACGTGCTCGATTTCCTGCGCGCCCGCAGCGAGGCACCCGAGCCCGCACCTGCCGCACAAAGCGATCGCCACGTGGCCTGA
- a CDS encoding dienelactone hydrolase family protein yields MLSKDLDSLTPSRDFNRRGFMQTAVGSGFAAAVLPVTAQTIKTDTAGLTAGEVTIPVGDFKMPAYRAAPAGKTGLPVILVVSEIFGVHEHIADVARRFAKLGYLAIAPELFVRQGDAKSYTEIARLMSEVIAKTPDEQVMRDLDATVAWAQGQGGDTAKLGITGFCWGGRITWLYTAHNPAVKAGVAWYGRLVGNSTPLTPTHPIEVAGKLHGPVLGLYGGADTGIPVDTVDKMKTALSQGSAAAKKSEFVVYPDTPHAFHADYRPSYRKEAAEDGWKRAVAWFKANGVA; encoded by the coding sequence ATGCTCAGCAAGGACCTGGACAGCCTCACCCCCAGCCGCGACTTCAACCGCCGCGGCTTCATGCAGACGGCCGTGGGCAGCGGCTTCGCCGCCGCCGTGCTGCCGGTGACCGCACAGACGATCAAGACCGACACCGCCGGCCTGACCGCAGGCGAGGTGACCATCCCCGTGGGCGACTTCAAGATGCCCGCCTACCGCGCAGCGCCGGCCGGCAAGACGGGGTTGCCGGTGATCCTCGTGGTGTCGGAGATCTTCGGCGTGCACGAGCACATCGCCGACGTGGCGCGCCGCTTCGCCAAGCTCGGCTACCTCGCCATCGCACCGGAACTCTTCGTGCGCCAGGGCGATGCCAAGTCGTACACCGAGATCGCCAGGCTGATGAGCGAGGTGATCGCCAAGACACCCGACGAGCAGGTGATGCGCGACCTCGACGCCACCGTCGCCTGGGCCCAGGGCCAAGGCGGCGACACGGCGAAGCTTGGCATCACCGGCTTCTGCTGGGGCGGGCGCATCACCTGGCTCTACACCGCGCACAACCCCGCCGTGAAGGCCGGCGTGGCCTGGTATGGCCGCCTCGTGGGCAACAGCACGCCGCTCACGCCCACGCACCCGATCGAGGTGGCGGGCAAGCTCCACGGCCCGGTGCTGGGCCTCTATGGCGGCGCCGACACGGGCATCCCGGTTGACACGGTTGATAAGATGAAAACCGCCTTGAGCCAGGGCAGTGCTGCGGCGAAGAAGTCGGAGTTCGTGGTCTACCCCGACACGCCGCATGCTTTCCACGCCGACTACCGGCCGAGCTACCGCAAGGAAGCCGCCGAAGACGGATGGAAGCGCGCGGTGGCGTGGTTCAAGGCAAACGGGGTGGCCTGA
- a CDS encoding ZIP family metal transporter, whose amino-acid sequence MTLLYILAATLAGGLLSVLIAASLTVGVLSRVVHHLVSLSAGVLLATALLNVLPEAFESKASPQALFATLLAGLIFFFLLEKAELYRHSHHHEGDGHHHHHHFDQQQAGRGGWSVLLGDSIHNFCDGVIIAAAFLTDTQVGIVTALAIIAHEIPQEVGDYIVLLNAGLSRSKALLYNAMSGLAAVAGGVLGYFIVGPWVDLFPYLLVVASSSFIYVAVADLIPQLQHRLSMRDTLAQLAWLAVGMVTIALVVKGLHHH is encoded by the coding sequence ATGACGCTCCTCTACATCCTCGCGGCCACGCTCGCCGGCGGCCTGCTCTCGGTGCTGATCGCCGCCAGCCTCACGGTGGGCGTGCTCAGCCGCGTGGTGCACCACCTGGTGAGCCTGTCGGCGGGCGTGCTGCTGGCCACCGCCCTGCTCAACGTGCTGCCCGAGGCCTTCGAGAGCAAGGCGAGCCCGCAGGCGCTCTTTGCCACGCTGCTGGCGGGCCTGATCTTCTTCTTCCTGCTGGAGAAGGCCGAGCTCTACCGCCACAGCCACCACCACGAGGGCGACGGGCACCACCACCATCACCACTTCGACCAACAGCAGGCCGGCCGCGGCGGCTGGAGCGTGCTGCTGGGCGACAGCATCCACAACTTCTGCGACGGCGTGATCATCGCGGCCGCCTTCCTCACCGACACACAGGTGGGCATCGTCACCGCGCTGGCGATCATCGCCCACGAGATTCCTCAGGAGGTCGGCGACTACATCGTGCTGCTCAATGCGGGCCTGAGCCGCTCGAAGGCGCTGCTCTACAACGCGATGTCAGGCCTCGCGGCGGTGGCGGGCGGGGTGCTCGGCTACTTCATCGTCGGCCCGTGGGTCGACCTGTTCCCGTATCTGCTCGTGGTGGCGTCGAGCAGCTTCATCTACGTGGCGGTGGCCGACCTCATCCCGCAACTGCAGCACCGCCTGTCGATGCGCGACACCCTCGCCCAGCTGGCGTGGCTGGCGGTGGGCATGGTGACGATCGCGCTGGTGGTGAAGGGGCTGCATCACCACTGA
- a CDS encoding universal stress protein, with amino-acid sequence MFKRILVPTDGSDITKKALASAVALAKSVNAKLYTLSVKEPFPYSAISEMQPTPPQEFFDAQERIAAARVKEVRDTAELSGLQCDAQTVEALHPWEAIIDHAKRHECDLIVMASHGRRGVTALLLGSETQKVLTHTNIPVLVVR; translated from the coding sequence ATGTTCAAGCGCATCCTGGTTCCCACCGACGGCTCGGACATCACCAAGAAGGCCCTGGCCTCCGCGGTGGCGCTGGCCAAGTCCGTCAACGCGAAGCTGTACACCCTGAGCGTGAAGGAACCCTTCCCCTACAGCGCGATCTCCGAGATGCAGCCCACGCCACCGCAGGAGTTCTTCGACGCGCAGGAGCGCATCGCCGCCGCGCGGGTGAAGGAAGTGCGAGACACCGCCGAGCTGAGTGGCCTGCAGTGCGACGCACAGACGGTTGAAGCCCTGCACCCCTGGGAAGCCATCATCGACCACGCCAAGCGCCACGAGTGCGACCTGATCGTGATGGCCTCGCACGGCCGCCGCGGCGTGACGGCGTTGCTGCTGGGCAGCGAGACACAGAAGGTACTGACACACACCAACATCCCCGTCTTGGTGGTGCGCTGA
- a CDS encoding sulfurtransferase has product MHPLISAADLQELLARRQDTVLLDCSFDLADTSAGERAYAEAHLPGARYAHLDRDLSAAKTGRNGRHPLRDRTAYAGWMGSVGITPGTPVVAYDRQGGMFAVRAWWVLRWMGHDEMAVLDGGLPAWQAAGGAVTADTNAAQPAAPYPDLPPAMPRIDAAQLQPRLGEVLMLDARAPERYRGDVEPLDPVAGHIPGALNRFFKDNLQPDGRFKPADQLRREFDALVTDDRPVVHLCGSGVTACHNLLAMEVAGFGRSRLYAGSWSEWCSDPSRPMVQGAAP; this is encoded by the coding sequence ATGCACCCGTTGATCAGCGCCGCCGACCTGCAGGAACTGCTCGCCCGCCGCCAAGACACCGTGCTGCTCGATTGCAGCTTCGACCTCGCCGACACCTCAGCCGGCGAGCGGGCTTACGCCGAAGCCCACCTGCCGGGCGCCCGCTACGCCCACCTCGACCGCGATCTGTCGGCCGCCAAGACCGGCCGCAACGGCCGCCACCCGCTGCGCGACCGCACGGCCTATGCCGGGTGGATGGGCAGCGTGGGCATCACCCCCGGTACCCCGGTCGTCGCCTACGACCGCCAGGGCGGCATGTTCGCCGTGCGCGCCTGGTGGGTGCTGCGCTGGATGGGCCATGACGAGATGGCGGTGCTCGATGGCGGCCTGCCGGCGTGGCAAGCCGCCGGTGGCGCGGTGACGGCCGACACCAACGCCGCGCAGCCCGCAGCCCCGTACCCCGACCTCCCTCCGGCAATGCCCCGCATCGACGCCGCCCAGCTGCAACCCCGCCTCGGCGAGGTGCTGATGCTCGATGCCCGCGCGCCCGAGCGATACCGCGGCGACGTGGAGCCGCTCGACCCCGTCGCCGGCCACATCCCCGGCGCGCTGAACCGCTTCTTCAAGGACAACCTCCAGCCCGACGGCCGCTTCAAGCCCGCCGACCAGCTCCGGCGCGAGTTCGACGCCCTCGTCACCGACGACCGCCCGGTGGTGCACCTGTGCGGCTCCGGCGTCACCGCCTGCCACAACCTGCTCGCGATGGAAGTGGCCGGCTTCGGCCGTTCACGCCTGTACGCCGGCTCGTGGAGCGAGTGGTGCAGCGACCCGTCCCGCCCGATGGTGCAAGGCGCCGCCCCGTAG
- a CDS encoding DMT family transporter: MRGLSAPALMVLASFLFATMSVCVKLASELYGTAEIVFYRGMVGAVVLFLVARRQGGTLRTAVPAMHFWRSVSGVFALGLWFYAIGNLPLATAMTLNYMSSVWMALFLIGGAVMLGTSKVDGRLVATVLLGFIGVALILRPTIEQNQLWHGLIGLMSGVLAATAYLQVTALGRAGEPVYRIVFYFSLGGMLLGLVTTLASGGLTTHTTWQGPALLLAVGVLATVAQMMMTRAYGVGRPLVNASLQYLGIAFSFIYGALLFHDKITWMAVLGMCFIVASGLGATLLRSRTAFKDTTTPTES, encoded by the coding sequence ATGCGAGGACTCTCCGCGCCGGCGCTGATGGTGCTGGCGTCCTTCCTCTTCGCCACCATGAGCGTGTGCGTGAAGCTCGCATCCGAGCTCTACGGCACGGCGGAAATCGTCTTCTACCGCGGCATGGTCGGCGCCGTCGTGCTGTTTCTCGTCGCCAGACGCCAGGGCGGCACGCTGCGCACCGCGGTACCGGCGATGCACTTCTGGCGCAGCGTGAGCGGCGTCTTTGCGCTGGGCCTCTGGTTCTACGCCATCGGCAACCTGCCGCTGGCCACGGCCATGACGCTCAACTACATGTCGTCGGTGTGGATGGCGCTTTTCCTCATCGGCGGGGCGGTGATGCTGGGCACCTCGAAGGTCGACGGCCGGCTGGTCGCCACCGTGCTGCTGGGATTCATCGGCGTGGCGCTGATCCTGCGACCGACCATCGAGCAGAACCAGCTTTGGCACGGCCTGATCGGGCTGATGTCGGGCGTGCTCGCGGCCACCGCCTACCTGCAGGTCACGGCGCTCGGCCGCGCAGGCGAACCGGTGTACCGCATCGTCTTCTACTTCTCGCTCGGCGGCATGCTGCTGGGCCTCGTCACCACGCTCGCAAGCGGCGGGTTGACGACCCACACCACCTGGCAAGGCCCCGCACTGCTGCTCGCCGTGGGCGTGCTCGCCACCGTGGCGCAGATGATGATGACGCGCGCCTACGGCGTGGGTCGGCCGCTCGTCAACGCGAGCCTGCAGTACCTCGGCATCGCCTTCTCGTTCATCTACGGCGCGCTGCTCTTCCACGACAAGATCACCTGGATGGCGGTGCTGGGCATGTGCTTCATCGTCGCTTCAGGCCTCGGCGCTACGCTGCTGCGCAGCCGCACCGCGTTCAAGGACACCACCACCCCCACCGAAAGCTGA
- a CDS encoding aromatic ring-hydroxylating dioxygenase subunit alpha: protein MSDLSLALPALGPSRLEQPRLQLPVSAYFDDDLHRRELELIFQHGPRYLGHELAVPEVGDHYALPQEGEGRALVRTAQGVELISNVCRHRQAVMMKGRGHTGANIVCPLHRWTYDLKGQLIGAPHFQQDPCLHLNRYKTRTWNGMVFEDNGRDIAAELSQLGPRADLDFSGYVLDKVHMHECDYNWKTFIEVYLEDYHVGPFHPGLSQFVTCDDLAWEFGRHHSVQTVGVNKGFAKAGSATYLKWHEAVLKFRDGQPPKQGAIWLTYYPNIMVEWYPHVLVVSTLYPKGPQKTLNVVEFFYPEEITAFEREFVEAQQAAYLETCVEDDEIALRMDAGRKALWERGDNETGPYQSPMEDGMEEFHAWYRRTMNFKA, encoded by the coding sequence ATGTCTGACCTGAGCCTTGCTCTCCCCGCTCTGGGACCCTCTCGCCTGGAGCAACCCCGCCTCCAGCTCCCCGTCTCCGCCTACTTCGACGACGACCTGCATCGCCGCGAGTTGGAGCTGATCTTCCAGCACGGCCCGCGCTACCTCGGGCACGAACTCGCCGTGCCGGAGGTCGGCGACCACTACGCCCTGCCGCAGGAAGGCGAAGGCCGCGCCCTGGTGCGCACCGCCCAGGGCGTGGAGCTGATCTCCAACGTCTGCCGCCACCGCCAGGCGGTGATGATGAAAGGCCGCGGCCACACCGGGGCCAACATCGTCTGCCCGCTGCACCGCTGGACTTACGACCTCAAGGGCCAGCTCATCGGCGCCCCGCATTTCCAGCAGGACCCCTGCCTGCACCTCAACCGCTACAAGACGCGGACGTGGAACGGCATGGTGTTCGAGGACAACGGCCGCGACATCGCCGCCGAGCTGTCGCAACTCGGCCCCCGCGCCGACCTCGACTTCAGCGGCTACGTGCTCGACAAGGTGCACATGCACGAGTGCGACTACAACTGGAAGACCTTCATCGAGGTATACCTCGAGGACTACCACGTCGGCCCCTTCCACCCCGGCCTCTCGCAGTTCGTGACCTGCGACGACCTGGCGTGGGAGTTCGGCCGCCACCACTCGGTGCAGACGGTGGGCGTGAACAAGGGCTTCGCCAAGGCCGGCTCGGCCACCTACCTCAAGTGGCACGAGGCAGTGCTCAAGTTCCGCGACGGACAGCCCCCGAAGCAGGGCGCGATCTGGCTCACCTACTACCCGAACATCATGGTCGAGTGGTACCCGCACGTGCTCGTCGTGTCCACGCTCTACCCCAAGGGCCCGCAGAAGACGCTCAACGTGGTCGAGTTCTTCTACCCCGAGGAGATCACCGCCTTCGAGCGCGAGTTCGTCGAAGCCCAGCAGGCCGCCTACCTGGAAACCTGCGTCGAGGACGACGAGATCGCGCTGCGCATGGACGCGGGCCGCAAGGCGCTGTGGGAACGCGGCGACAACGAAACCGGCCCCTACCAGTCGCCGATGGAAGACGGAATGGAAGAGTTCCATGCCTGGTACCGGCGCACGATGAACTTCAAAGCTTGA
- a CDS encoding exodeoxyribonuclease VII small subunit, giving the protein MAKTPPTPPASPAPATYEDALAELEALVAAMEGGQLPLDALLQNYRRGADLLNYCRERLDAVEQQVKVLEEGQLKPWKNE; this is encoded by the coding sequence ATGGCCAAGACCCCTCCCACCCCGCCTGCCAGCCCGGCGCCTGCGACTTACGAAGATGCCTTGGCCGAGCTGGAAGCCCTGGTGGCGGCCATGGAAGGCGGGCAGCTCCCGCTCGATGCCCTGTTGCAGAACTACCGCCGTGGCGCCGACCTGCTCAATTACTGCCGCGAGCGGCTCGATGCGGTCGAGCAGCAGGTGAAAGTGCTCGAAGAGGGCCAACTCAAGCCGTGGAAGAACGAATGA
- a CDS encoding farnesyl diphosphate synthase, producing MIAVDFESWCRAQLDTVESALSAWVPLQAPAGLGQAMRYGVLDGGKRLRPLLVLAAAEAVNGSDGEAALRAACAVELIHAYSLIHDDMPCMDNDVLRRGKPTVHVQFGEAQAMLAGDAMQALAFEVLTPEQGVPAVLQARLCALLARSAGHAGMAGGQAIDLASIGVTLDEQSLRDMHHRKTGALLQGSVLMGAACGQASPAAWLALADYGDAIGLAFQVVDDILDVTQASETLGKTAGKDQHANKPTYVSVLGLDAARQHARELREKALAALSRSHLPDVQRLTDLANKVVDRDC from the coding sequence ATGATCGCGGTTGATTTCGAATCGTGGTGCCGCGCCCAACTGGACACGGTCGAATCCGCCCTGTCGGCCTGGGTGCCGCTGCAGGCGCCTGCCGGCCTCGGCCAGGCCATGCGCTATGGCGTGCTCGACGGCGGCAAGCGCCTGCGCCCCTTGCTGGTGCTGGCCGCAGCCGAAGCGGTGAACGGCAGCGATGGCGAGGCGGCCCTGCGCGCTGCATGCGCCGTGGAGCTGATCCACGCCTACTCACTGATCCACGACGACATGCCCTGCATGGACAACGACGTGCTGCGCCGTGGCAAGCCCACCGTGCACGTGCAGTTCGGCGAAGCCCAGGCCATGCTGGCCGGTGACGCCATGCAGGCGCTGGCCTTCGAGGTGCTGACGCCGGAGCAGGGCGTGCCGGCCGTGTTGCAGGCCCGCCTGTGCGCCTTGCTGGCGCGCTCGGCCGGCCACGCCGGCATGGCCGGCGGCCAGGCCATCGACCTCGCCAGCATCGGCGTCACGCTCGACGAACAATCGCTGCGCGACATGCACCACCGCAAGACCGGCGCCCTGCTGCAGGGCAGCGTGCTGATGGGGGCGGCCTGCGGCCAAGCCAGCCCCGCGGCGTGGCTGGCGCTCGCCGACTATGGCGACGCGATCGGCCTGGCCTTTCAGGTGGTCGACGACATCCTCGACGTGACCCAGGCGTCTGAAACCCTGGGCAAGACCGCTGGCAAAGACCAGCACGCGAACAAACCCACCTACGTGTCGGTGCTGGGCCTCGATGCGGCCCGGCAGCACGCCCGCGAGTTGCGCGAGAAGGCGCTCGCGGCGCTGTCACGCAGCCACCTGCCAGACGTGCAGCGGCTGACCGACCTCGCCAACAAAGTGGTGGACAGGGACTGCTGA